One region of Thiomonas intermedia genomic DNA includes:
- a CDS encoding ABC transporter permease, translating to MRAGSWPRRTSEALLLILFALLVLAPLAALVFEAIQPVRSGQSLLSVSSLLGRDTFGNLKATLQLATWTAGVALMAGAFLAGLLDAVPPRGLRWVEPLLLGSFLIPPYLTAVAWTLIAGPVGLWNQLFGHGGAWLAKALYSLPGMAIVMALHLTPLVYVMASAALRGVDHSLREAAQVHGAPPWHARWMGYRPGVIPALLAATLLVFLASAEEFGVPKVLGNLAGVQVLSVAVEQAMDVWPTNLPRASAIGLLLGAISLVIWLLAFPLTRANAGTAQRRPARTHRWSGVPPLLFALIATGLPLAAIAITALQKAVTNGLASGNWTGSHFARVLRLGDGGLSALMASTGLAVFTSIVGMAFAVIGLLALQRAPRRLGRALEAAGYAPQAVPGVVMATGLILFWNAPGNPLPIYGHISIIAIAYLALTLPYALRYAASGLQQIPESMTQAASVHGARMPRILARITLPLAWPHIVAGAAVLFAFSMRELASSILLQPPGVQVISTYIYAQFDQGNVNDGMALAVVGFALTLAVLVIARVSGSVLQRLSG from the coding sequence ATGAGGGCGGGATCCTGGCCACGCCGCACCAGCGAGGCCTTGCTGCTCATACTGTTCGCGCTGCTGGTCCTGGCGCCCCTGGCTGCGCTGGTTTTCGAGGCGATCCAGCCCGTGCGCTCCGGGCAGTCCCTGTTGTCCGTGTCGTCCCTGCTCGGACGGGACACCTTCGGTAACCTGAAAGCCACCTTGCAGCTGGCGACATGGACTGCCGGGGTCGCGCTGATGGCAGGGGCCTTCCTGGCAGGACTGCTCGATGCCGTTCCGCCGCGCGGGCTGCGCTGGGTCGAACCTCTGCTGCTGGGCTCGTTTCTCATCCCGCCCTACTTGACGGCGGTGGCCTGGACGCTGATTGCCGGGCCTGTCGGTCTATGGAATCAGCTCTTCGGGCATGGCGGGGCCTGGCTGGCGAAGGCGCTGTACTCGCTCCCCGGCATGGCCATCGTCATGGCCCTGCACTTGACGCCGCTGGTCTACGTCATGGCAAGCGCGGCGTTGCGTGGGGTCGACCATAGCCTGCGCGAAGCCGCGCAGGTACATGGCGCACCCCCATGGCACGCCCGCTGGATGGGCTATCGGCCTGGAGTCATCCCGGCCCTTCTGGCCGCAACCTTGTTGGTTTTCCTGGCCAGTGCCGAAGAGTTTGGCGTGCCCAAGGTGCTGGGCAATCTCGCGGGCGTGCAAGTCCTCAGCGTCGCCGTGGAACAAGCCATGGACGTCTGGCCGACGAATCTTCCGCGCGCCTCCGCCATCGGCTTGCTGCTGGGAGCGATCTCGCTGGTGATCTGGCTCCTCGCCTTCCCATTGACGCGGGCGAACGCAGGAACTGCGCAACGGCGCCCAGCTCGAACGCACCGCTGGAGCGGTGTGCCGCCGCTGTTGTTCGCCTTGATCGCCACCGGCTTGCCACTCGCTGCCATCGCCATCACCGCGTTGCAGAAGGCGGTCACCAACGGTCTGGCGTCCGGCAACTGGACCGGGTCACATTTTGCGCGGGTCTTGCGCCTTGGCGATGGGGGCCTCTCCGCGCTGATGGCCAGCACAGGCTTGGCCGTCTTCACGAGCATCGTCGGCATGGCGTTCGCGGTCATCGGCTTGTTGGCACTGCAACGCGCACCCCGCCGACTGGGACGTGCCCTGGAAGCCGCTGGCTATGCCCCGCAGGCGGTCCCCGGTGTGGTCATGGCCACCGGGTTGATTCTGTTCTGGAACGCGCCGGGCAACCCGCTGCCGATCTACGGCCATATCTCCATCATCGCGATCGCTTATCTCGCGCTGACATTGCCGTATGCCCTGCGCTACGCCGCGAGTGGTCTGCAACAAATTCCGGAGAGCATGACGCAGGCGGCGAGCGTGCATGGGGCCCGTATGCCTCGCATCCTCGCCCGCATCACCCTGCCCTTGGCCTGGCCCCATATCGTTGCTGGAGCCGCCGTGCTGTTTGCGTTCTCGATGCGCGAACTGGCGTCGTCCATCTTGCTGCAGCCGCCTGGCGTGCAGGTGATTTCAACCTACATCTATGCCCAGTTCGACCAAGGCAACGTCAACGATGGCATGGCCCTGGCAGTGGTCGGCTTCGCCTTGACCTTGGCTGTTTTGGTGATCGCTCGTGTATCTGGCAGTGTGCTGCAGCGCCTATCGGGGTGA
- a CDS encoding IS481 family transposase: protein MMIALHKNARTTPAIRAELASSSDSAAALAQRYGITEATVYKWKKRTSVHDASHTPHRLQTTLTPAQERGVVELRRTLLLPLDDLLAVTREFICPKATRSGLDRCLRRYGVGNLGELKPAQPAPASKTFKAYEPGYLHMDLKYLPQMQDESSRRYLFVAIDRATLWVFVQIKKNKTAASAKAFLNAVHKACPMRIQKVLTDNGKEFTDRFFATRARQPTGEHEFDQLCASLGIEHRLTKPRTPRTNGMVERFNGRIADVLRSHRFQSGLDLEQTLLRYVALYNHQLPQSALKSRTPIQAMKDWYAERPDLFVKRPYDHPGCY, encoded by the coding sequence ATGATGATCGCGCTGCACAAGAACGCCCGGACCACGCCGGCGATCCGGGCCGAGCTTGCCTCTAGCTCGGACAGCGCCGCAGCCCTGGCCCAGCGCTATGGCATCACCGAAGCGACGGTTTACAAGTGGAAGAAGCGCACCAGCGTGCACGACGCTTCCCATACCCCGCACCGGCTGCAAACCACCCTCACGCCCGCGCAGGAACGAGGGGTGGTGGAACTGCGTCGTACCCTGCTGCTGCCCCTGGATGACCTGTTGGCGGTCACCCGTGAATTCATCTGCCCCAAGGCCACCCGCTCGGGCTTGGACCGCTGCCTGCGCCGTTATGGTGTGGGCAATCTGGGCGAGCTCAAACCCGCGCAACCTGCACCGGCGAGCAAGACGTTCAAAGCCTACGAGCCGGGGTACCTGCACATGGACCTGAAGTACCTGCCGCAGATGCAGGATGAGAGCAGCAGGCGCTATCTGTTCGTGGCCATCGACCGTGCCACGCTCTGGGTGTTCGTGCAGATCAAGAAGAACAAGACGGCGGCCAGTGCCAAGGCGTTCCTGAACGCGGTGCACAAGGCCTGCCCGATGCGCATCCAGAAGGTGCTCACCGACAACGGCAAGGAGTTCACAGATCGGTTCTTCGCCACACGGGCCAGACAGCCCACCGGGGAGCACGAATTCGATCAGCTCTGCGCCAGCCTGGGCATTGAACACCGGCTGACCAAGCCCAGAACCCCGCGCACCAATGGCATGGTCGAACGCTTCAATGGGCGCATTGCCGATGTGCTGCGAAGCCACCGCTTCCAAAGTGGACTGGACCTGGAGCAGACGCTGCTGCGATACGTGGCCTTGTACAACCACCAATTGCCCCAGTCAGCGTTGAAGTCCAGAACGCCCATTCAGGCCATGAAGGACTGGTACGCTGAGCGGCCTGATTTGTTTGTCAAGCGTCCCTACGATCATCCGGGATGCTATTGA
- the urtA gene encoding urea ABC transporter substrate-binding protein gives MSKKEMPQGTAFQSEVGAGHPSSPLRRKLVTAIAGIPLISASGLVLAANPPTAKINTTKLAVTDTEVTVGILHSATGTMAISETGAIQAEKLAIDQINATGGVLGRKIKVIQEDGASDWPTFAEKAKKLLEENHVAAIFGCWTSASRKAVLPVLERDNGLLYYPTFYEGLEQSKNVVYTGQEATQQVFAGLDWVAKEKKAKTFYLIGSDYIWPRTTMKLARKYIETVLHGKVVGEEYAALGSTDFGSTINKIRLKKPDVIYAAVVGGSNVSWFKQLKAAGINGQNQTLLTLSVTEDEAKGIGGENLAGFYSAMKYFQSLDTPRNKEFVKQFKAKWGATAPIGDVTQAAYEGPWLWKAAVEMAGSFDTDKVVKAEESGKISYDAPEGMVYLEPNHHLKTRLRIGKWRNDGQADIVYTSDYIMPNPFPKGY, from the coding sequence ATGTCTAAGAAAGAAATGCCTCAAGGCACAGCTTTTCAAAGTGAGGTGGGCGCAGGACATCCGAGCTCCCCGCTACGCCGCAAGTTGGTTACCGCGATCGCCGGAATTCCCCTGATTTCCGCAAGCGGTTTGGTTCTCGCCGCGAATCCGCCGACTGCCAAGATTAATACCACCAAGCTCGCCGTAACAGATACAGAAGTGACGGTCGGAATTCTGCATTCTGCGACCGGCACGATGGCAATTTCTGAAACCGGTGCGATCCAGGCAGAAAAACTGGCTATCGACCAAATCAATGCCACAGGCGGTGTATTGGGTCGGAAGATAAAGGTTATACAGGAGGACGGTGCATCGGATTGGCCAACTTTTGCAGAGAAGGCCAAGAAACTCCTGGAAGAAAATCACGTTGCAGCAATTTTTGGTTGCTGGACATCGGCATCACGTAAGGCCGTACTGCCGGTTCTGGAGAGAGATAACGGTCTTCTGTATTACCCTACTTTCTACGAAGGTTTGGAGCAGTCGAAGAATGTCGTATACACCGGCCAGGAAGCTACTCAGCAGGTGTTTGCCGGACTCGATTGGGTTGCCAAAGAAAAGAAAGCGAAAACCTTCTACCTGATCGGATCAGATTACATCTGGCCCCGCACCACCATGAAGTTGGCACGCAAATACATCGAGACCGTTCTTCACGGCAAAGTGGTGGGTGAGGAATATGCTGCGCTTGGCAGTACGGATTTCGGTTCCACCATCAACAAAATCCGTCTCAAAAAGCCGGACGTGATCTACGCTGCGGTGGTGGGTGGCTCGAATGTGTCGTGGTTCAAGCAGTTGAAGGCCGCGGGCATCAACGGCCAGAACCAGACTCTCCTGACCCTGTCGGTGACGGAAGACGAGGCCAAGGGTATCGGTGGTGAAAACCTGGCCGGCTTCTATTCGGCGATGAAGTACTTCCAGTCGCTCGACACGCCGCGCAACAAGGAGTTCGTCAAGCAGTTCAAGGCCAAGTGGGGCGCCACCGCGCCGATCGGCGACGTGACCCAGGCCGCCTACGAGGGCCCGTGGCTCTGGAAGGCCGCGGTGGAGATGGCCGGCAGCTTCGACACTGACAAGGTGGTGAAGGCCGAGGAAAGCGGCAAGATCAGCTACGACGCGCCGGAAGGCATGGTCTACCTCGAGCCGAACCATCACCTGAAGACCCGTTTGCGCATCGGTAAGTGGCGCAATGACGGACAGGCAGACATCGTCTACACGTCCGACTACATCATGCCCAACCCCTTCCCTAAGGGCTACTGA